From Struthio camelus isolate bStrCam1 chromosome 7, bStrCam1.hap1, whole genome shotgun sequence, a single genomic window includes:
- the LOC104146018 gene encoding beta-microseminoprotein isoform X2, with translation MKGFLAFLLATSIIVALGDAYCFQKINRPGESDEGCILDGKLYPFGEISRTENCYRCSCSRDAMRCCTLFHTPVGYNKEKCKVVFNKESCNYDVVQKDDPSKECFVYSRVG, from the exons ATG AAGGGCTTTCTGGCTTTCCTTCTTGCAACGAGCATCATAGTGGCACTGGGTGATGCgtactgttttcagaaaataaacaggCCAGGGGAATCTGACGAAG GCTGTATCCTGGATGGAAAACTATACCCCTTTGGAGAAATCTCAAGGACAGAAAATTGCTACAGATGCAGCTGTAGCAGAGATGCAATGCGTTGCTGCACCCT CTTTCATACTCCTGTTGGTTACAACAAAGAGAAATGTAAAGTAGTCTTCAACAAGGAAAGCTGCAATTATGATGTGGTGCAGAAGGATGACCCCTCAAAGGAGTGTTTTGTCTATTCTCGTGTGGGTTAA
- the LOC104146018 gene encoding beta-microseminoprotein isoform X1, with protein sequence MYAMSCVSLLQKGFLAFLLATSIIVALGDAYCFQKINRPGESDEGCILDGKLYPFGEISRTENCYRCSCSRDAMRCCTLFHTPVGYNKEKCKVVFNKESCNYDVVQKDDPSKECFVYSRVG encoded by the exons ATGTATGCAATGAGCTGTGTCTCTCTCTTACAGAAGGGCTTTCTGGCTTTCCTTCTTGCAACGAGCATCATAGTGGCACTGGGTGATGCgtactgttttcagaaaataaacaggCCAGGGGAATCTGACGAAG GCTGTATCCTGGATGGAAAACTATACCCCTTTGGAGAAATCTCAAGGACAGAAAATTGCTACAGATGCAGCTGTAGCAGAGATGCAATGCGTTGCTGCACCCT CTTTCATACTCCTGTTGGTTACAACAAAGAGAAATGTAAAGTAGTCTTCAACAAGGAAAGCTGCAATTATGATGTGGTGCAGAAGGATGACCCCTCAAAGGAGTGTTTTGTCTATTCTCGTGTGGGTTAA